A single window of Bacteroidales bacterium DNA harbors:
- a CDS encoding SDR family oxidoreductase, with protein sequence MKDNVIIITGASSGIGFALASELAQRGAVLALGARNGQKLEEMVRDFSRRGVTSIAVPTDVSREDECRNLVQKTVEAFGRVDVLINNAGISMRALFEDLDLKVLHQLMDVNFWGTVYCTKYALPHLLQSRGSVVGIISVAGYIGLPGRTGYAASKFAIRGFLDTLRCENRKKGLHVLVAAPGFTSSNIRNLSLTADGTPQGTTPRDEGKMMTAEEAARRIVRAIEKRKRSLILTFLEGKFTVFLNKFCPSLVDRLAYEHMAKEPDSPFK encoded by the coding sequence ATGAAGGATAACGTGATCATCATCACCGGTGCCTCCTCGGGCATCGGCTTCGCGCTGGCCAGTGAACTGGCCCAAAGGGGGGCCGTACTCGCCCTGGGAGCCCGAAACGGCCAAAAACTGGAGGAAATGGTCCGCGACTTCTCCCGCCGGGGCGTCACATCCATTGCCGTTCCAACCGATGTGTCCAGGGAAGACGAGTGCCGGAACCTGGTGCAGAAAACGGTCGAAGCCTTTGGACGCGTAGATGTGCTCATCAACAACGCGGGCATTTCCATGCGGGCGCTGTTTGAGGATCTGGACCTTAAAGTGTTGCATCAATTGATGGATGTAAACTTTTGGGGAACAGTTTATTGTACCAAGTACGCCTTGCCACATTTGCTTCAGTCAAGGGGATCGGTCGTTGGCATTATTTCGGTTGCGGGGTACATAGGGCTGCCGGGGCGCACAGGCTATGCGGCTTCCAAATTTGCCATACGCGGTTTTCTGGATACGCTGCGGTGCGAGAACCGTAAAAAGGGGCTGCACGTGCTGGTGGCCGCTCCGGGGTTTACCAGTTCCAACATCCGAAACCTGTCGCTTACCGCCGATGGAACGCCACAGGGGACGACGCCACGCGATGAAGGAAAGATGATGACCGCGGAAGAGGCGGCGCGGCGGATCGTGCGGGCGATCGAAAAACGAAAACGGTCGCTGATCCTGACATTCCTGGAAGGTAAGTTTACCGTGTTCCTCAACAAGTTCTGCCCTTCCCTGGTCGACAGGCTGGCCTACGAGCATATGGCCAAGGAGCCCGATTCGCCTTTTAAATGA
- a CDS encoding tetratricopeptide repeat protein, giving the protein MNKWIVLFLLTAAAFMIYATTIRSEFLFDDISGITAKPRLTTFKTFTELSYWTNLDHRPVSELTFAVNYFFGKYNVTGYHLVNILIHILNGWLVYLLLSKLLSFKTLIDKIPFQHRHLVALFIALLFITHPIQTQAVSYTIQRMTILSSLFYLLAVYLYLQGRLEYLQNQKRAKSVAMLVLALFSGLLAILSKQDAITFPAAFALVELFFIRTKDGKPCRRYLTAFLSFIGLVLLLIVITGHLPSETETITRKDYLLTQFRVIIKYIQLLFVPVNQNIDYDLELSTTLWSFPVIASLLFILALLAAGVILYRKKRLISFGIIWFFLTLSVTSSFIPINDVLFEHRLYLPIIGFNIAVVYAGAYFLAAKHRTLLVVLLTLIVLACSAGSNRRNQVWKSEYALWKDSASKSPRNPRPWNNLGVALQHMGRTGEAKKAFKHSLQVDSSYTLAINNLGYLYYTEGDLQTAFNLFSSAILLDSAYTDALNNAGGALVKLKRAQEAIVLYERAIRSAADYGNSYHNMAIAYMHMNEFGKALETINRYLAIKPDDPDGLVWLGECYYYMQKFPEAIQAYERSIRLAPESPAGLTGLGNVYRAMGDTGKARDCYIRALRINPTYEPARSGLERMGK; this is encoded by the coding sequence ATGAACAAATGGATCGTTCTGTTCCTGTTGACCGCCGCAGCATTTATGATCTATGCCACCACCATCCGTTCGGAGTTCCTTTTTGATGACATTTCGGGGATCACCGCCAAACCGAGGCTGACCACGTTCAAAACCTTCACCGAACTCAGCTACTGGACGAACCTCGACCACCGCCCGGTGTCGGAGCTGACTTTTGCCGTGAATTATTTTTTCGGTAAATACAATGTTACCGGTTACCACCTGGTGAACATCCTGATTCACATCCTCAACGGATGGCTGGTTTACCTGCTTTTGTCAAAGCTGCTGTCTTTTAAAACACTGATCGATAAAATACCCTTTCAGCACAGGCACCTTGTCGCACTTTTCATCGCCCTGTTGTTCATAACGCATCCCATTCAGACACAGGCCGTCAGCTACACCATCCAGCGAATGACCATCCTCTCGTCGTTGTTCTATCTTCTGGCAGTTTACCTTTACCTGCAGGGACGGCTGGAGTACCTGCAAAATCAGAAACGGGCCAAAAGCGTTGCAATGCTCGTTCTCGCCTTGTTTTCCGGCTTGCTGGCCATCCTTTCCAAACAGGACGCCATCACGTTCCCGGCTGCCTTTGCCCTGGTGGAGCTGTTCTTCATCCGGACAAAAGACGGAAAGCCCTGCCGGAGGTACCTCACCGCATTCCTTTCCTTCATTGGCCTGGTACTGCTTCTGATCGTCATCACCGGTCATCTCCCCTCCGAAACGGAAACGATCACGCGAAAAGATTACCTGCTGACCCAGTTCCGGGTGATCATCAAATACATCCAGCTTCTATTCGTTCCTGTCAATCAGAATATTGACTACGATTTAGAGCTTTCGACGACCTTATGGAGCTTCCCTGTCATCGCCAGTCTTTTGTTCATCCTTGCGTTACTGGCAGCAGGAGTGATCCTTTACAGGAAGAAAAGGCTGATCTCCTTCGGGATCATCTGGTTTTTCCTGACCCTTTCCGTCACCTCTTCGTTCATACCGATCAATGATGTCCTGTTTGAGCACAGGTTGTACCTGCCCATCATTGGCTTCAACATTGCCGTGGTGTATGCCGGTGCATATTTCCTGGCCGCGAAACACAGAACGCTCCTGGTGGTCCTTCTGACACTGATCGTGCTGGCCTGTTCCGCCGGATCAAACCGAAGGAACCAGGTTTGGAAATCAGAATATGCCCTCTGGAAAGACAGTGCTTCAAAATCACCGCGGAACCCAAGGCCCTGGAATAACCTGGGAGTGGCGCTTCAGCATATGGGCAGGACCGGGGAAGCCAAAAAAGCTTTTAAACATTCACTTCAGGTTGACTCATCTTATACATTGGCAATCAATAATCTGGGATATCTTTATTATACAGAAGGAGACCTGCAGACTGCCTTCAATCTGTTTTCCAGTGCCATCCTCCTGGATTCAGCCTACACCGATGCATTGAACAACGCCGGAGGAGCCCTGGTCAAATTGAAACGCGCACAGGAAGCAATCGTCTTATACGAAAGGGCGATCCGGTCGGCAGCCGATTATGGCAATTCCTACCATAACATGGCCATAGCGTATATGCATATGAATGAATTCGGGAAAGCCCTCGAAACCATCAACCGGTATCTCGCCATCAAGCCCGATGATCCCGACGGGCTCGTCTGGCTTGGTGAATGCTACTATTATATGCAAAAATTCCCGGAGGCAATTCAGGCATACGAGCGATCCATTCGGCTGGCACCGGAATCCCCTGCCGGCCTCACCGGTCTGGGCAATGTGTACAGGGCGATGGGAGATACCGGTAAAGCGCGTGATTGCTACATCCGTGCCCTGCGGATCAATCCCACCTACGAGCCTGCGCGGTCGGGGTTGGAGCGGATGGGGAAATAG
- a CDS encoding glycosyltransferase family 2 protein, with protein MITIITPSYNQQRYIERTIRSVLDQAADDGVEYIVMDGGSTDGTLDILKRYEGRIRWFSARDNGQSDAINQGLALSGGEIIGWLNSDDCYLPGTLQKVKDFFQKHPEKKWVYGRCRIIDENDREIRRMVTFYKNLISRKFSYKWLLMENYISQPAVFFRKEVLAELGHTNPDLHYTMDYEMWLRMGAIYPAGVIHSYLACFRRHAGTKSEMDFRKQFLEGYEVVKKMDKGWFVCFIHKLNTVKIIGLYRIMKFFGS; from the coding sequence ATGATAACCATTATAACGCCTTCCTACAACCAGCAACGGTATATTGAAAGAACTATCCGGAGCGTTTTGGACCAGGCCGCGGATGACGGGGTTGAATACATTGTGATGGATGGGGGATCCACCGACGGGACGCTGGATATTTTAAAGCGTTACGAGGGGAGGATCCGGTGGTTTTCTGCCAGGGACAATGGGCAGTCGGATGCCATCAACCAGGGTTTGGCCCTATCCGGCGGGGAGATCATCGGATGGTTGAACTCGGATGACTGTTATCTGCCGGGGACGTTGCAAAAAGTGAAGGATTTTTTTCAAAAGCATCCTGAAAAAAAATGGGTGTATGGGCGGTGCCGGATCATTGATGAAAATGACCGGGAGATCCGCCGGATGGTTACTTTTTATAAAAACTTGATTTCCAGAAAGTTCAGCTATAAATGGTTGCTGATGGAAAACTATATCTCACAGCCTGCCGTATTTTTCAGGAAAGAGGTGCTGGCAGAACTGGGGCATACCAATCCTGACCTGCATTATACGATGGATTACGAGATGTGGCTGCGTATGGGAGCCATTTATCCTGCCGGCGTGATCCATTCGTACCTGGCCTGTTTTCGTCGTCATGCAGGCACCAAAAGTGAGATGGATTTCCGGAAGCAGTTTCTCGAAGGGTACGAGGTGGTGAAAAAAATGGACAAGGGCTGGTTCGTGTGCTTCATCCATAAGCTGAACACGGTGAAGATCATCGGATTGTATCGGATCATGAAGTTTTTCGGTAGTTGA
- a CDS encoding DUF2304 domain-containing protein → MNEMLILSEVQTSRIQYIAIAGSILLLALILVLIRNKKIKEEYSLLWLIFGIVFLVFSVFREALEILARVVGIAYAPAALFLLLLIAIFFILIQFSVIISRLSDQSKKLNQEVGILRLKIKELEERKGS, encoded by the coding sequence ATGAATGAGATGCTGATCCTCTCGGAGGTTCAAACCAGCAGGATCCAGTACATTGCCATCGCCGGCAGTATCTTGTTGCTTGCACTGATACTTGTACTGATCCGGAACAAAAAGATTAAAGAGGAATATTCCCTTTTATGGTTGATCTTCGGGATTGTCTTCCTGGTTTTTTCCGTTTTCAGGGAAGCACTGGAGATCCTGGCCCGGGTGGTTGGCATTGCCTATGCGCCCGCGGCCCTGTTCCTGTTGCTGCTGATCGCGATTTTTTTTATCCTGATTCAGTTTTCCGTCATCATTTCCAGGCTTTCCGATCAGAGCAAAAAGCTGAACCAGGAGGTGGGCATTTTGCGTTTAAAGATCAAAGAGCTGGAAGAACGGAAGGGAAGTTAA
- a CDS encoding glycosyltransferase family 2 protein: protein MNPILILVPAFNEEANIVQVLEMLTEEGRGWDVLVINDASEDRTGELAGIGGKAGVIDLPFNLGIGGAIQTGFKYACRSGYSYVVQFDADGQHQAEEISKLLGPVLSDEADVAIGSRFLEKNDGYRSTWSRRFGIRIFEWLGLLLIHQRITDPTSGFRAYNRRAIEFLADRYPGDYPEPEAVVLLGRNHFRIKEVSTSMQKRQGGISSITIFNSPYYMTKVSLGMIMTALRPGIAR, encoded by the coding sequence ATGAATCCGATTCTGATACTGGTCCCGGCATTCAATGAAGAGGCAAACATCGTGCAGGTGCTGGAAATGCTCACGGAGGAAGGGAGAGGGTGGGACGTTCTGGTGATCAATGATGCTTCGGAAGACCGGACAGGGGAGCTGGCAGGGATAGGAGGAAAGGCCGGGGTGATTGATTTGCCCTTCAACCTGGGCATTGGGGGGGCGATACAGACCGGTTTTAAATATGCCTGCCGGAGCGGGTATTCGTATGTCGTTCAGTTTGATGCCGATGGACAGCATCAGGCTGAGGAGATCAGCAAGCTGCTGGGGCCCGTGTTGAGTGATGAGGCCGATGTTGCGATCGGGTCGAGGTTTCTGGAAAAGAACGACGGGTACAGGTCCACCTGGAGCCGGCGGTTTGGCATCCGCATCTTTGAATGGTTAGGTTTATTGCTGATCCATCAGCGGATCACGGATCCCACGTCGGGATTTCGCGCCTATAACCGAAGGGCCATCGAATTCCTTGCCGACCGTTATCCCGGTGATTATCCCGAGCCCGAGGCAGTCGTTCTGCTGGGGAGGAATCATTTCCGTATCAAAGAAGTTTCCACTTCAATGCAGAAACGCCAGGGAGGGATCTCTTCGATCACGATCTTCAACAGTCCCTACTACATGACCAAGGTTTCGCTGGGCATGATCATGACGGCGCTGAGACCGGGAATCGCCAGATAG
- a CDS encoding FkbM family methyltransferase: MSNKQYIKKYNDLIFDVGMHRGEDTAYYLKRGFRVIGFEADPDLVMHCKAKFAEEIKASQLHIVDGAITDMPAGETMGTTVKFYKNINNSVWGTISSEWADRNATLGTSSEIIDVPVISFSQCIEEYGIPYYLKIDIEGMDTVCLKTLLTFTLKPSYVSIESEKVHFKKLKVEFALLRRLGYDRFKAIQQEGISKQLVPFDTKVGPYVDYHFQEGSSGLFGEELPGEWKNYRNIINEYRGIFLLYKLFGDYGILKDFKAGHTIQNVLSKRLQRPVPGWYDTHAKHMSSEG, translated from the coding sequence ATGTCTAATAAACAATATATTAAAAAATACAATGATCTTATATTTGATGTTGGAATGCACAGAGGTGAAGACACAGCCTATTACCTTAAACGTGGATTCAGGGTAATTGGCTTTGAGGCGGATCCCGACCTCGTTATGCATTGCAAGGCAAAGTTTGCAGAAGAAATTAAAGCTTCACAGCTTCATATTGTCGATGGTGCAATTACGGATATGCCTGCAGGAGAAACGATGGGTACAACTGTAAAATTTTATAAAAACATAAACAACAGTGTATGGGGAACCATTTCCAGTGAATGGGCTGACCGAAATGCTACGTTAGGAACATCTTCTGAAATAATTGATGTTCCGGTCATCAGCTTTTCACAATGTATTGAAGAATATGGCATTCCCTACTACTTAAAGATTGATATTGAGGGTATGGATACAGTGTGTCTGAAAACATTGTTGACTTTTACCCTTAAGCCAAGTTATGTGTCGATAGAATCTGAAAAAGTACATTTTAAGAAGCTTAAGGTAGAATTTGCTCTTTTAAGACGGCTCGGTTACGACCGGTTCAAGGCGATTCAGCAGGAGGGCATTTCAAAACAGCTGGTGCCTTTTGATACAAAAGTAGGGCCTTACGTGGATTACCACTTTCAGGAAGGTTCAAGTGGCCTTTTTGGCGAGGAACTTCCAGGTGAGTGGAAAAATTATAGAAATATTATAAATGAATACAGAGGCATATTCTTGCTGTACAAATTATTTGGCGATTATGGTATCCTGAAGGATTTTAAGGCTGGTCATACTATTCAGAATGTCTTGTCGAAACGTTTACAAAGGCCAGTACCCGGGTGGTATGATACGCATGCGAAGCACATGTCCTCTGAAGGTTAG
- a CDS encoding T9SS type A sorting domain-containing protein, which translates to MKHSILSLFLIAGLACFSQAQSLIPEVIASAGDIFTSKNGSLSWTLGEAVTETISSENSLLTQGFQQSFLQILKVDSPEDPDVGVTVYPNPVKDLLTVEITSLEKEPQIQLELFDFVGQRIYDQTIRSQTHKEQLDVSPFSSSLFVLRVINLNSHLTQSFKIHKVNY; encoded by the coding sequence ATGAAACATTCAATCCTTTCATTGTTTCTGATTGCTGGGCTGGCCTGCTTTTCACAGGCACAATCCTTGATTCCCGAAGTCATTGCAAGTGCCGGGGATATCTTCACCTCAAAAAACGGTTCCTTGAGCTGGACACTGGGCGAGGCGGTGACCGAGACCATTTCTTCTGAAAACAGCCTGCTCACGCAGGGATTTCAGCAATCTTTCCTGCAGATCCTGAAGGTTGACTCTCCGGAAGATCCCGATGTGGGTGTTACCGTATATCCCAATCCCGTGAAGGACCTTTTGACCGTTGAAATCACTTCCCTTGAGAAAGAGCCGCAGATCCAGCTTGAACTGTTCGATTTTGTCGGTCAGCGGATCTATGATCAAACGATCCGATCCCAGACGCACAAAGAACAACTGGATGTCAGTCCATTCAGCTCATCGCTGTTTGTTCTGAGGGTCATTAACCTGAATTCGCATCTTACTCAGTCCTTTAAGATCCACAAGGTCAACTACTAA
- a CDS encoding T9SS type A sorting domain-containing protein — MKHSILSLFLIAGLAFFSQAQSLIPEVIASAGDIFTSKNGSLSWTLGEAVTETISSENSLLTQGFQQSFLQILKVDSPEDPDVDVAVYPNPVNDLLTVEITSLEKDPQIQLELFDFVGQRIYDQTVRSQTHKEQLDVSPFSSSLFVLRVINLNSHLTQSFKIHKVNY; from the coding sequence ATGAAACATTCAATCCTTTCCTTGTTTCTGATTGCTGGCCTGGCCTTCTTTTCACAGGCACAATCCTTGATCCCCGAAGTCATTGCCAGTGCCGGGGATATTTTTACCTCAAAAAACGGTTCCTTGAGCTGGACACTGGGCGAGGCGGTGACCGAGACCATTTCTTCTGAAAACAGCCTGCTCACGCAGGGATTTCAGCAATCTTTCCTGCAGATCCTGAAAGTTGACTCTCCGGAAGATCCCGATGTGGATGTTGCCGTATATCCCAATCCTGTGAATGACCTTTTGACCGTTGAAATTACTTCCCTTGAGAAAGATCCGCAGATCCAGCTTGAGCTGTTCGATTTTGTCGGTCAGCGGATCTATGATCAAACTGTCCGATCCCAGACGCACAAAGAACAACTGGATGTCAGTCCATTCAGCTCATCACTGTTCGTTCTGAGGGTCATCAACCTGAATTCGCATCTTACTCAGTCCTTTAAGATCCATAAGGTCAATTACTAA
- a CDS encoding ABC transporter permease, which yields MTLRTILAETRDFIHQIYVNKDLILELTRHDFLNKYIKNYLGIVWAIFEPLAFILILYFVFSVQFGSSDVEGTPYVAYLITGYIAFNFFSATLEQATDSISAYSFMLNKVNFRVAILPLVKILSNLMLHAVILVIAVIFLLFNHVYPSWYWLQVFYYILSLFAFLLGLAWITSSVSLFFPDLKNIISIVTMLLFFLTPVFWYTWGFSETYVNILKLNPLYYIVNGYRDSFLFQVGFWKHPVLTPYFWGLTFLFLVIGTMVFKKLRPHFADVV from the coding sequence ATGACGCTACGGACCATTCTTGCCGAAACCAGGGATTTCATTCACCAGATCTATGTCAACAAGGATCTGATCCTGGAGTTGACACGGCACGACTTCCTGAACAAGTACATAAAAAATTACCTCGGCATCGTCTGGGCCATCTTTGAACCGCTTGCCTTCATCCTGATCCTCTATTTTGTCTTCTCCGTACAATTCGGCAGCAGCGACGTCGAAGGGACTCCGTATGTTGCCTACCTGATCACCGGCTATATTGCCTTCAATTTCTTTTCGGCCACACTCGAACAGGCCACCGACAGCATCAGCGCCTATTCGTTCATGCTCAACAAGGTCAACTTCAGGGTGGCGATCCTGCCCTTGGTCAAGATCCTGTCGAACCTGATGCTCCACGCCGTGATCCTGGTCATCGCCGTGATCTTTTTGCTCTTCAATCATGTTTACCCTTCCTGGTACTGGCTGCAGGTATTCTATTACATTCTTTCACTTTTTGCCTTCCTGCTGGGTCTGGCCTGGATCACATCCTCCGTGAGCCTTTTTTTCCCGGATCTGAAAAATATCATCAGCATCGTTACGATGCTGTTATTTTTCCTGACCCCTGTCTTCTGGTATACCTGGGGATTTTCGGAGACGTATGTTAATATATTGAAATTGAATCCGCTATATTATATTGTGAACGGTTACAGGGATAGTTTTCTGTTCCAGGTCGGTTTCTGGAAACACCCTGTGCTGACGCCTTATTTCTGGGGACTGACCTTCCTGTTTTTGGTCATTGGCACGATGGTTTTCAAGAAGTTACGGCCCCATTTTGCGGATGTAGTCTGA
- a CDS encoding ABC transporter ATP-binding protein, whose amino-acid sequence MNEQPIYEDTYAVQLEGVFKKYRLYQNKTDRLKEAFNPLKKKYYRDFYALNDINLNIKKGEILGIVGKNGSGKSTLLKIIAGVLTPTTGKITTNGNIVPLLELGSGFNPEFTGMENIFFYSSLLGFSRKEIEKKLDDILGFAEVGEFINQPLKTYSSGMKARLAFAVSVNIDPDILILDEILMVGDELFRRKSFARMEAFFHSGKTIIYVSHMINSINELCTRVILLDDGELILDGEPKFVTNQYQKLLFSKKSDRTRIRQEIRDLAADGSAPKVISSVSEKRRSGSPFSTTESFRLADNDDGYVQSPLYIPDFLSKEPVVTRNYDVDIENIAIRTLGGEKVNALVMNREYAISCQVKFDVTVRQVNFSLAIRTETGLLISGVNTPAENKYMDEINAGEAVEIEWNFFCQLLPANYYINIGVRSHESGEPVVLNRILDACVFKVLPDGERKFCGITHFHQSATIKRIKM is encoded by the coding sequence ATGAACGAACAGCCCATCTACGAAGACACTTACGCCGTCCAGCTCGAGGGAGTTTTCAAGAAGTACCGGCTGTATCAAAACAAGACCGACCGGCTGAAGGAAGCGTTCAATCCCCTCAAGAAGAAATACTACAGGGATTTTTACGCACTGAACGACATCAACCTCAACATTAAAAAGGGTGAGATACTGGGCATTGTCGGAAAAAATGGCTCCGGAAAATCCACCCTGCTCAAAATCATCGCCGGTGTACTGACTCCAACCACCGGGAAGATAACCACCAACGGAAACATTGTTCCTCTGCTGGAGCTGGGATCCGGATTCAACCCTGAATTCACGGGTATGGAGAACATCTTTTTCTACAGCTCCCTGCTTGGCTTTTCACGGAAGGAAATTGAAAAAAAGCTGGACGATATTCTCGGTTTTGCCGAGGTTGGCGAGTTCATCAACCAGCCCCTGAAGACCTATTCGAGCGGAATGAAAGCCAGGCTGGCCTTTGCCGTGTCGGTGAACATTGATCCGGATATCCTGATCCTGGATGAGATCCTGATGGTTGGCGATGAGCTTTTCCGCCGGAAAAGCTTTGCCAGGATGGAAGCATTCTTTCATTCGGGGAAGACGATCATCTATGTATCCCATATGATCAATTCCATCAACGAACTGTGCACCAGGGTGATCCTTCTCGATGACGGGGAACTCATTCTGGACGGTGAGCCTAAATTCGTGACCAACCAGTACCAGAAGCTGCTTTTTTCCAAAAAGTCCGACAGGACACGGATCAGGCAGGAGATACGTGATCTTGCTGCCGACGGATCGGCACCCAAGGTCATTTCCTCGGTCAGTGAGAAAAGGAGGTCGGGATCACCTTTTTCTACCACAGAGTCGTTCCGGCTTGCTGATAATGACGATGGATACGTTCAGTCGCCGCTTTATATCCCGGATTTTCTTTCGAAGGAGCCGGTCGTGACCCGGAACTATGACGTGGATATTGAGAACATCGCGATCCGTACACTGGGAGGTGAAAAGGTGAATGCACTGGTGATGAACCGCGAGTACGCGATCTCCTGCCAGGTGAAGTTCGATGTCACGGTCAGGCAGGTCAATTTCAGCCTTGCGATCAGGACCGAAACGGGACTTTTGATTTCCGGTGTGAACACACCTGCGGAAAATAAGTATATGGATGAGATCAACGCGGGTGAGGCCGTGGAGATTGAGTGGAACTTCTTTTGCCAACTGTTGCCGGCCAACTATTACATCAACATCGGCGTCAGGAGCCACGAAAGCGGTGAACCGGTCGTACTGAACAGGATCCTGGATGCCTGTGTATTCAAGGTGCTCCCCGACGGGGAGAGAAAATTCTGCGGCATTACCCATTTCCACCAGTCGGCTACCATAAAACGCATTAAAATGTAG
- a CDS encoding sulfotransferase — translation MNERTMEDRPVFVIGADRSGTTLLRLLLTSHPLICIPPESLFFPLNESRFAGSLQMSGQLEEFITSLYQDGKFRDWKLDRDRLAERLHGLSDPDYATVVKNVYLLYVEMNAPGALIWGDKNPYNLFHVSVIKRHFPEARILHIIRDVRAVYHSLKDETIRKQWEISEPLTDFVRQRYQQVHKVHTGLLGDRNYFSLHYEELVRHPEKMMKEVCSFLRVDYDPSMLDFHRINRERELVPRHRLGWHAMTLKPVSGRRANAWRKGLTSEEIREIEHENALYLKDLGYAPAARRCVFSFAKWFKR, via the coding sequence ATGAATGAACGGACGATGGAGGACAGACCCGTTTTTGTCATCGGTGCCGACCGCTCCGGAACCACGCTGCTGAGGTTGCTGCTGACTTCACACCCGCTGATCTGCATCCCTCCGGAGAGCCTGTTCTTCCCGCTCAATGAGTCCCGCTTCGCCGGCAGCCTGCAAATGAGCGGTCAGCTGGAAGAATTCATCACATCCCTTTACCAGGATGGGAAATTCAGGGATTGGAAACTGGACAGGGATCGCCTGGCAGAAAGGCTTCACGGCCTTAGCGATCCTGATTATGCGACGGTCGTTAAGAACGTTTACCTTTTATACGTTGAGATGAATGCCCCCGGGGCATTGATCTGGGGCGACAAGAATCCGTACAACCTTTTCCACGTATCCGTCATTAAGCGGCATTTTCCGGAAGCCAGGATCCTTCATATCATCCGGGATGTCCGTGCCGTCTATCATTCACTGAAGGATGAGACCATCCGCAAGCAATGGGAGATCAGTGAGCCCTTGACCGATTTTGTCCGGCAACGCTATCAGCAGGTTCACAAAGTTCATACGGGCCTGTTGGGTGACCGCAATTATTTCAGTTTGCATTACGAGGAGCTGGTTCGACATCCTGAAAAGATGATGAAAGAGGTCTGTTCGTTCCTCAGGGTAGATTACGATCCTTCGATGCTGGATTTTCACAGGATCAACCGTGAAAGGGAACTGGTGCCCAGGCACCGACTTGGCTGGCACGCAATGACCCTCAAGCCCGTTTCCGGACGAAGGGCAAATGCCTGGAGGAAAGGGCTCACAAGTGAAGAGATCCGGGAGATCGAACACGAAAATGCGTTGTACCTGAAGGACCTGGGATATGCACCGGCCGCCAGGCGTTGTGTTTTTTCATTCGCAAAGTGGTTCAAACGATGA